Genomic window (Rossellomorea aquimaris):
CCTGCTTCTAGTGCCCATTGCGCCTCTTCTTGCCTTCTTATTCCACACACCTTTACTTTAGTCATTTCACCACGCCTTTTCTCACTTGTAAGGAGGCAAGCTTTGTTGCAGGGTCATCACTTATCATTAACGTCTCTCCTACTAAGACCCCATCCGCTCCTGCGTTAACGACTCGATGACAGTCTTCTTTATTTCTTATTCCACTTTCACTGATGAACACGATATCTGTTCCATTTACCATGGAGCCTAGAGTTTCTGTAATTAGAAGATTTACTTCAAAGGTTTTCAGGTTACGATTATTCACACCAATTATGGTTGCCCCTAATTCCATTGCGACATTCATTTCTTCTTCATTATGAACTTCTACCAGAACTTCCAGGCCCAGCTTCGTTGCACAAGAATATAATTCTTGTAATCTGTTAATATCCAGGGCAGCCACTATCAGAAGAATGACATTTGCCCCGGCGTCTTTTGCACGATCTATCTGGATTTCATCGATAATAAAGTCTTTACACAGAATAGGGAGGGAGACTGCTTTTCGAACATTCGCAAGATCATCCATACTTCCTTTAAAGAAAGGTGTATCGGTTAATACCGATATGGCACATGCTCCCGCTTCTTCATACTTCTTTGCTTGAATCACAGGGTTCACTTCTGTTCGGATATCTCCTTTTGATGGTGATGCCCGCTTAATTTCAGCGATCACCTGTAATCTGGATGCAGATTTTAATGCTTCATATAAGGAATTCCTCGGAGCCCCCTTATAATAATAGGATTCATACCCTGCATTCTTTAACTCTTTTACTTCCTCTTTCTTTTTTTCAAGAATGTTCTGTAGAATGGTAGACATTTAAATCACCTGCTTTCGACGTTGTTGACTATAACGAACCAATGAGTGGAGCTTTTCTTTTGCTCGACCGCTTTCTATACTTTCTCTGGCAAGTTTGACACCTTCACTGAAGGTGGCCGCTTTGCCATGAGCATACAGGCCGATTCCTGCATTGAATAAGACCGTATCAGTGTAAGCCCCTTCCTTCCCATTTAATACTTCTTCTAAAATAAGGGCATTGTCCCCCGCGTCCCCTCCACGTATCTCTTCGAGGGAATAAGAAGGGAGGCCGACATCTTCTCCCGTTAAAGTGAGGGAAGTAATTTGCCCTTGATCCAGCAGAACGAGATGATTTTCCCCTGCTAATGAGGCTTCATCCATGTAATCAGCTCCATTAAGTACAATCGCCCGTTTTCTGCCCAATTCACGTAAAACATGGGCCATCGTTTCTAATTTATCTCTTCTATATACCCCAAGGAGTTGAGTTTCCAGATGAACAGGATTCGTTAATGGTCCAATGAGATTAAAGATGGTAGGCATCTTTAATTCTTTCCGGACCTTCATTACTTTTTTTAAACCTGAGTGAATATGTGGTGCAAATAGAAAAGCAATATTGGTTTCATCCAGTAGACTTTCCACCTCATGGGACTGAAAATCGAGTGCTACCCCTAAATGTTCTAACACATCTGCACTCCCGGTTTTACTGGAAATACTTCTGTTACCATGTTTCGCAACCTTCACCCCGGCCCCGGCAAGAACAAATGCACTCGTTGTACTAATATTAAAGCTCTGGGATCCGTCTCCACCTGTTCCGCAGTTATCCAATATTCCTGGTAACGTGCTTTTAATCGGCATCGCTTTCTCCCTTAAAACTTCAACAAGAGCGGTGATTTCATCCACTGTTTCCCCCTTCATCTTTAACAGGGTCAGGAAACAGGCGATTTGACTATCCGTTGTTTCTTCAATGAACAATTTTTCAACTGCCCTTTTCATCTCTTCTCTCTCTAATGAATGACCGTTAGATAGCTTCTGTAGATAGGGTTTCACGGTTATTCTCCTTTCTCATCTGAACTAAAAAGTTTTGAATGATTTTCTTTCCTGTTTTCGTACCGATAGATTCCGGATGAAATTGAACCCCGTACATAGGATACTTTATATGCTTTATCGCCATGATTTCTCTATCATCCATGGACAATGCGACTGTCTCTAATTGTGTCGGCAGTGTACCATTCTTAATCACCAGGGAATGATATCTCATCACTTCTAATGGTTGTGGCATATATTCAAATACTCCGCCGCCACTGTGTTTAATGAGGGATGTTTTTCCGTGCATGACTTTGTCTGCCACTTCGATGGTTGCCCCGAACGCTGCCCCGATTGCCTGATGACCTAAACAAACCCCAAAAATCGGCACACTAGCGTGAAGATTCTGTATAATCGAGATGCAAATGCCCGCATTTTCCGGTTTCCCTGGACCAGGTGATAGAATGATTCCTGCAGGATCCAATTCCTTGATTTCTTCTAATGAAATAGCATCATTCCGTTTCACGATTACTTCTTCTCCGAGCTCTTCTATATATTGATACAGGTTATACGTAAAGGAATCATAGTTATCAATGAGAAGAATCATCCTGTCACCTCCAATAATGATTTAGCTTTATTCATGGTTTCTTCATATTCACTGGCTGGGTCTGAATCATAAACAATCCCTGCACCCGCTTGAACATATGCCGTTTTATCTTTAAGAACCATCGTCCGGATGGCCAAGGCAAAATCCAAATTACCGTTCACCCCGATATATCCCACGGCACCTGAGTACACGCCGCGCTTTGTGGTTTCAAGTTCATTGATGATTTGCATCGCCCTGATTTTCGGTGCTCCGCTGACAGTACCTGCCGGTAAGCAGCTTGTTAAAGCTTCCAGTGGTGATACTTCTTCTTTTAATTCACCCTTTACTTCCGAAACAATGTGCATGACATATTTATATCTCTCAATCGTTAAGTACTTTGAAAGGTAAATGGAACCGATCTCACACACTTTGCCTAAATCATTTCTTCCTAAGTCAACCAGCATACGATGTTCAGCGATTTCCTTTTCATCTGTAAGTAATTCTTTCTCAAGCTCCCTGTCCACATCATGTGTTTCCCCCCTTCTTCGCGTTCCTGCAATTGGATTCGTGGTGATTTCCCTCCCTTGTACCTTCAGCAAGCTTTCTGGTGATGCACCCAATACGACGTAGTCCTCGAAATCAATGAAGAACATATAAGGGGACGGGTTAGATTTCCTCAAGCTTCTATAGAATGAAAATGGATCACCTGAAAAGGACGCTTTAAGCCTTTGAGAGAGCACGACTTGAAATATCTCACCTTCTCCTATGGATTCCTTTGCCTTCTCCACCTTTTCCATGAATTCATCCTTTGAGGTTTGAGCATGAAAGGAAAGGCGGTCCAGTTTCTTTTTATTAGTTTTCAAATACACATTGTTCAGCTCAGCCTCGACTTCCTTAATCTTTTTATCCAGATCTCCTTTTTGATCCTCTGTCCACTCATTCATGACGACAATAAATACTTTGTGCTCAAGATGATCAAACACAATGACTTTTTCATAAAACATGAGATGAATATCCGGCATCTCCAATTCATCTTGAGGAATTACACCGATGTCTTCGTAAAGTCGAATAACGTCATATCCCAGATATCCTATCCCCCCTCCTGTAAAAGGAAATGGAGCATCCTTTAACTCTTGGGAAGGAATAAGGTTTTGAATGATTTCAATGGGATCCCCCTCTATTTCATCAATTTCACTTGTAGATGGTTTTTTTAACTGTACGGTGTCTCCGTATGCTTTACATTCTAAAAATGGATCACTCCCTACAAATGAATACCGACCGGATTGTTCATGCTTTAATGAGCTCTCCAATAAAAATTTCTTCTTACCTTTTAACGATTGAAAAAGTGAGATGGGTGTAAATATGTCTCCGTTTAATTCTTTCACTACATAATCCAATGCTTGCTGTTTCATCATTTCATGCCTCCAATTCAATGTCCCACTTGAAAATCCATAAAAAAAAGTCCCCTATGAACAGAAAGATCTGTTCATAGAGGACGATGCTGACCGCGGTGCCACCTCTGATTGGGATACTTTGACGCATCCCCTCTTGATTCAAGTACAGGGCATGAATAACCCGATACTCTATCCTTTTAACGGTGGAATTCCGTACGATCCTACTTCCATTCAGATCATCTCTCATAAGTCCATTCCAGACAAGCTATCATGCTAAGGTCTCACCATCCTTAGCTCTCTGTAATGTATCACTTGAATGTACTCCTCTTACTCAACGATTTAGTATTATAAAGTTATAAAAAAAGGGCATCCCTATCCATTTACATCATGTAAAGGACGAGATACCCGTGGTGCCACCTTTGTTGACTGCCTCAACAGTCCACTCAATCGTATCGAAGCGATTTGCTTGAATACGCGTCTTTTGTAACGATAAGACATTCGCCAAAGCCTACTCCCAGAAGTTTCGGTTTGGAGGCTCGGAAGTCCATTCCCTAAGACCGATCACACTGGTTCTCACCTACCACCAGCTCTCTTAAGTGTCGATCAGAGGTACTCCTCTTCGTCAAAGCCATTCGCTCATTTAATTAATTGTTTATTATACTAATAGCTTTCCTTCACAATGTCAACTATTTATATAAAATAATATTCTACTATGTATCAAAAGGTTCACACAATGGAAATCATCATTGAATCGCAAACGGGCTTATAGCCGATTTCCATATAAATCTTGTTGGAGGTGGGATTATCCAGGTCCGTATAAAGGGAACAAAAGGAGTGGTCCTTCAACAATAGACGGCTCAGTTCTGCTACAACAGAAGATGCGTATCCTTTTTTTCTGTATTCTGAAGGGGTGTAAACAAAATTTACCGTAATTCCGTTTTCCGTGCTTCTTGCCCCCCGTGCCATGGAAACAGGCTTTCCGTCCACTTCCCAAACATACACATATTTTTCATTTTCAATCATGTCCCTTGACCGATTCAAAGCTTCTTCCTCAGTAAGAGGCAGTTCCCCGGTATCTTCTACAAAACCTATCAGCCATTGGGCAAGGAGCTCTTCATGTTCTTTATGCACAGCTATCATCTTCCCACCGCTTAACGGGATATCATTCACTTTACCCAGTTGGTATACACGCTGATTCATTTTCACATTGTATCTATCTCCCGTTAAATGACACCAAGCGTGTGTCAATTGAAGTGCGAGCTCCTTCTCTGCTATAAAGCCCGGGAAGTTGATACCCGTATTTTCACAAAACGAATGTAGCTCTTTGACTATCTCATGTACGCCTCCTTTCTCCACCTTAAGTGTACTGACAAGGTAATGAGGAGGCGTCATGATGAAAGATCCCATCACTGTCCCGACCTCATTTTCCAGTAAAAGAAGAATCGGATCTTTATATTTGTCACACGTTTTCATCGTGTTCAACAAACCCAAAGGCAGGTTATTCGCCGCTTCATCCTCCATTAAAAGGGAATGGACCTTTTCGTGGAAGACTGTCGGGTCTTTATACTGTATCAGCTTATACATATTATCACCCCATTCCCAGAATTCGACATAAGTAGTCGAGGTTCCTCCTTACTTCTGAAGTTTCCTGCCTGTAATGGAGTGATATACATGGTAAGCACTTACAGATACACCGATGGTCCCCGCACCTGGAAAGACTGAGTCACCGCATACCCATATATTTTTCAATGGGGTCCTGTGAGAGAGACTATTGAAGAGAGCATGGTCATTAGATTGAGGAAATCCACCGACTATGCCCCCGGGCCGCCCGGTAAATCGTTCCCAGGCTTTAGGTGCCCCAGGGTAAATGTCTACAATGCTATCTCTTATAGTTGGAATGACTGACTCTATGGAATTGATCATTTTCTCCTTAAGATTCTCCTTGTAAGAATCATATCTTTCTTTGGTTTTCCATTTTTCTAATTTAGTATGTGTTGATACCGTTAAGGTACGGAATCCTTCCGGGGCACGCTTACGATCATTTGGATGGGATAGCGATAAGAAGAGATGGTCTCCTTCTGTCATATTTCCATTTGGGCTTGCACAAATTTGGGAAAACAAAGGATAGGATTCCGGTAGTGATTCTTCTTTCAATAACATGTATAGGGACATGGTGCCCCAAATAGCTTCATTCTCTTTTGCTTGTAGATAGTTATCAAGTCTTGGGGTATATTGTGGGGGAAAAAGATTTTTCAAGGATTGTACCGGAACGTTGCACACAACTTGATTTGCACGATATTCATTGCCTCTATGATCAAGGATTATCCATTCTTGACCAGAATGATCACGGTCGATGCAAACCACCTTTCTCCCTAAAGTCGCTTTAACCCCAATGGATTCTGAAAATCCGACAAGACTATGGGCTATTTCGAATAAACCACCATCCAGATAAAATGCTCCTTCATGATAAATATCCAAGCCCAGGCATCCCAACAATAATGAGCATTGATCGCTGGTCACCTGCATGCTATCGATCAGTTGTCCATCGATAAAATGCTTAAAAGAAGAATGTTGGTGGATTCCGTGTTTTTCTAATAAATCGAGCAATGTTTTCTGAAAGGAAGGAATCAGTGTCAGAGATCTGGGGTGTAAACTCACCGTTAGCTCCACCCAATCTTTTAGCGTTTTAGGAGGAAGAATCGGGAGCGCGACCATCAGCCTTCTAATTTCGCCGGCTATCTTGTACACTTCTTCATAAAAAGCGCTGAGCTTCGCTGAAATTTCGGGATATGCTTTCTTCAACTCATTCACATGTGTTTCCCTATTACGGTAGAATATCAGTGTTTTGCCAGGAAGATGAATGTCCATAACCTGATCAAGCATGAAAGACGCAGGGGGATCTATCCCTAAATAGTGAAAAATACGCTGATGGATCCCTCCTTTTTCAAAACCCATTCCAAGAGTCGCCCCTACAGGAAATAAGGCTTTTCCTCTCTGGAATTTACCAGCGCATCCTCCCCATTCCCTGGAAGCCTCAAGAATCTGTACATTGTAATCAGCACTTCCAAGGAGTGAAGCTGCGGTCAGACCGCCGATTCCTCCACCTATTATGACAACAGAATTTTTCAAGATACTTCACCCAATTCATTGATTCTTTTCTAAAATGTACCCTTTTCCCTTGATAAATACAAAAATGGATGGGTTAAACCCATCCATTCTGCCGATATTGTGCGTGAGTAAACAGGGAAACGACCACATACATGAAAAACGAAATGACAATAGGGAAAATGACCGTGTGCATATCCAGATAATTAGGTGCGAAACTGTGAAATAAAATGTACGCTACCAGTCCTGAAACCATTGAAGCAATGGCACCATGGGCATTTCCTTTTTTCCAATATAGACCTAAAACAATCGGCCAAATAAAAACAGCTTCAAGACCACCAAATGAAAATAAATTAAGCCAGATAATTAATTCAGGGGGACTCAACGCCATAAGAAAAACGAGAATTCCCGTTATACTCGTCACCCAAAAGCTAATCCTTTTGACTTGTTTTTCCTTTGCATCCTTATTGATGAAATTCATGTACACATCTTTCACAATAGCCGAGGATACAATCAATAATAATGAATCCACTGTCGACATGATTGCCGCCATCGGAGCAGCCAGGACAATCCCGGCAAGCCATGGCGGAAGAACTTCTAAAGCAAGAAGAGGCATGACTTTATCCGCCACTTCTATTCCCGGGACCACAACCCTTGCAAGCACACCAATTAAGTGCATACCGAGCATTATGGACCCGACGACAATGGTTCCGATTATGAGTGCTCTGTGCAAGGATCTGGAATTCTTATAGCTCATGGCTCTAACTGCCACCTGAGGCAATCCGACAACACCAACGCCCACTAAAATCCAGAAAGAAGAAATATAGCGTGCACTTAATTCTCCATCATGACCATGAGGACTTAATAAGTTAGGATTTTCCGTTTTCAATCCCATCATGATGTTTTCCATGCCACCTCCGGCGATGATGGTGGCAATCAATAGTATAATCGTTCCACCAAGCATTACCACCCCTTGAATCGCATCCGTGATGGCAACCGCACGAAAGCCTCCGATAATAACGTAAACAAGTACCGATACAGCAAACAGAAAAAGAGCACTCTCGTAGGATAAACCGGTTAATGATTCAATGAGCCTTGCTCCCCCTACCCATTGAGCAATCATTGCCGAGAATAAAAAGGTGATGATACTAATGGCCGATAGAATGGTGATCTTATTGCTTCCATATCTGCCTTGTAGATAATCGATCAAAGTAACGGCCTTGTATTTACGGGCCATAATCGCGAACTTTTTCCCGAGTATAAGGAGAACAAAGTAACCTGTAACAACCTGTGACATGGCCAAAAGAACCCACGATAAACCATATGTATATGCTGCCCCCGGCCCTCCGATGAAACTACTGGCACTTCCATAGGTCGCAATCATGGTCATCGCCAAAATAAATCCGCCAAGCTGACGGCTTCCCAAGAAGTATTCCTGGACGAAGGAATCTGCTCTACTCACATTTCTGGCCGTATAAATTCCCACAACAAATATCAAGATTAAAAAAGCGAATAAGGGAATCAATGCCATACTATTCATGATCATCCTCCTCATCGTCAAAAGGAATGTCAGTAAGCATGTACTTTACGACGATA
Coding sequences:
- the trpC gene encoding indole-3-glycerol phosphate synthase TrpC is translated as MSTILQNILEKKKEEVKELKNAGYESYYYKGAPRNSLYEALKSASRLQVIAEIKRASPSKGDIRTEVNPVIQAKKYEEAGACAISVLTDTPFFKGSMDDLANVRKAVSLPILCKDFIIDEIQIDRAKDAGANVILLIVAALDINRLQELYSCATKLGLEVLVEVHNEEEMNVAMELGATIIGVNNRNLKTFEVNLLITETLGSMVNGTDIVFISESGIRNKEDCHRVVNAGADGVLVGETLMISDDPATKLASLQVRKGVVK
- the trpD gene encoding anthranilate phosphoribosyltransferase, translating into MKPYLQKLSNGHSLEREEMKRAVEKLFIEETTDSQIACFLTLLKMKGETVDEITALVEVLREKAMPIKSTLPGILDNCGTGGDGSQSFNISTTSAFVLAGAGVKVAKHGNRSISSKTGSADVLEHLGVALDFQSHEVESLLDETNIAFLFAPHIHSGLKKVMKVRKELKMPTIFNLIGPLTNPVHLETQLLGVYRRDKLETMAHVLRELGRKRAIVLNGADYMDEASLAGENHLVLLDQGQITSLTLTGEDVGLPSYSLEEIRGGDAGDNALILEEVLNGKEGAYTDTVLFNAGIGLYAHGKAATFSEGVKLARESIESGRAKEKLHSLVRYSQQRRKQVI
- a CDS encoding aminodeoxychorismate/anthranilate synthase component II; translated protein: MILLIDNYDSFTYNLYQYIEELGEEVIVKRNDAISLEEIKELDPAGIILSPGPGKPENAGICISIIQNLHASVPIFGVCLGHQAIGAAFGATIEVADKVMHGKTSLIKHSGGGVFEYMPQPLEVMRYHSLVIKNGTLPTQLETVALSMDDREIMAIKHIKYPMYGVQFHPESIGTKTGKKIIQNFLVQMRKENNRETLSTEAI
- the trpE gene encoding anthranilate synthase component I — translated: MMKQQALDYVVKELNGDIFTPISLFQSLKGKKKFLLESSLKHEQSGRYSFVGSDPFLECKAYGDTVQLKKPSTSEIDEIEGDPIEIIQNLIPSQELKDAPFPFTGGGIGYLGYDVIRLYEDIGVIPQDELEMPDIHLMFYEKVIVFDHLEHKVFIVVMNEWTEDQKGDLDKKIKEVEAELNNVYLKTNKKKLDRLSFHAQTSKDEFMEKVEKAKESIGEGEIFQVVLSQRLKASFSGDPFSFYRSLRKSNPSPYMFFIDFEDYVVLGASPESLLKVQGREITTNPIAGTRRRGETHDVDRELEKELLTDEKEIAEHRMLVDLGRNDLGKVCEIGSIYLSKYLTIERYKYVMHIVSEVKGELKEEVSPLEALTSCLPAGTVSGAPKIRAMQIINELETTKRGVYSGAVGYIGVNGNLDFALAIRTMVLKDKTAYVQAGAGIVYDSDPASEYEETMNKAKSLLEVTG
- a CDS encoding GNAT family N-acetyltransferase — translated: MYKLIQYKDPTVFHEKVHSLLMEDEAANNLPLGLLNTMKTCDKYKDPILLLLENEVGTVMGSFIMTPPHYLVSTLKVEKGGVHEIVKELHSFCENTGINFPGFIAEKELALQLTHAWCHLTGDRYNVKMNQRVYQLGKVNDIPLSGGKMIAVHKEHEELLAQWLIGFVEDTGELPLTEEEALNRSRDMIENEKYVYVWEVDGKPVSMARGARSTENGITVNFVYTPSEYRKKGYASSVVAELSRLLLKDHSFCSLYTDLDNPTSNKIYMEIGYKPVCDSMMISIV
- a CDS encoding FAD-dependent oxidoreductase, coding for MKNSVVIIGGGIGGLTAASLLGSADYNVQILEASREWGGCAGKFQRGKALFPVGATLGMGFEKGGIHQRIFHYLGIDPPASFMLDQVMDIHLPGKTLIFYRNRETHVNELKKAYPEISAKLSAFYEEVYKIAGEIRRLMVALPILPPKTLKDWVELTVSLHPRSLTLIPSFQKTLLDLLEKHGIHQHSSFKHFIDGQLIDSMQVTSDQCSLLLGCLGLDIYHEGAFYLDGGLFEIAHSLVGFSESIGVKATLGRKVVCIDRDHSGQEWIILDHRGNEYRANQVVCNVPVQSLKNLFPPQYTPRLDNYLQAKENEAIWGTMSLYMLLKEESLPESYPLFSQICASPNGNMTEGDHLFLSLSHPNDRKRAPEGFRTLTVSTHTKLEKWKTKERYDSYKENLKEKMINSIESVIPTIRDSIVDIYPGAPKAWERFTGRPGGIVGGFPQSNDHALFNSLSHRTPLKNIWVCGDSVFPGAGTIGVSVSAYHVYHSITGRKLQK
- the panF gene encoding sodium/pantothenate symporter translates to MNSMALIPLFAFLILIFVVGIYTARNVSRADSFVQEYFLGSRQLGGFILAMTMIATYGSASSFIGGPGAAYTYGLSWVLLAMSQVVTGYFVLLILGKKFAIMARKYKAVTLIDYLQGRYGSNKITILSAISIITFLFSAMIAQWVGGARLIESLTGLSYESALFLFAVSVLVYVIIGGFRAVAITDAIQGVVMLGGTIILLIATIIAGGGMENIMMGLKTENPNLLSPHGHDGELSARYISSFWILVGVGVVGLPQVAVRAMSYKNSRSLHRALIIGTIVVGSIMLGMHLIGVLARVVVPGIEVADKVMPLLALEVLPPWLAGIVLAAPMAAIMSTVDSLLLIVSSAIVKDVYMNFINKDAKEKQVKRISFWVTSITGILVFLMALSPPELIIWLNLFSFGGLEAVFIWPIVLGLYWKKGNAHGAIASMVSGLVAYILFHSFAPNYLDMHTVIFPIVISFFMYVVVSLFTHAQYRQNGWV